In Sulfitobacter guttiformis, the genomic stretch GCGCTTTACGCATCCGACAACACAGAATGCCTTACGCAGGACATCGAGGGTGCAAAAGCACTGCTTGAGGAAGCAGGCTGGACCGATACGGACGGTGACGGTGTGCGTGACAAGGATGGCGTGAAAATGTCCATGCTGTACCAAACTTCCACCAACGCCGTGCGTCAGGATTTCCAGGCGCTGATCAAAGACTGGTGGGAGCAGATCGGCTTTGAGGTCGAATTGCGCAATCTCGACGGCTCCGTCTTCTTCGGTGGCGATCCCGGCTCACCGGATACCTTCCAGAAGTTCTATGCAGACGTTGAAATGTATGCAAACAACTTCGACGGCACCGACCCCGAGGCCTACCTTGCACAGCGCCGTTGTGGCGGAGAGCCAAAGCCGTCTTCACAGTGGCAGGGCGAGAACATCAACCGCTTCTGTGATCCGGCCTATGATGCCCTTCTCGACGAAATGGCGCAAACCGGCGAGCTTGAAAAGCGTGGCGAGATTGCAAAAAAGCTCAACGATATGCTGACAAAAGAAAGCATGTCGATGCTCCCACTGGTTGACCGTGGTCGTGTATCCGCTGCTTCCACAACCCTCGGCGGCGTTGTCCTTAACGTATGGGACTCCGAGCTGTGGAATGTCGCGGACTGGTACCGCATCAAAGAATAAGCCTTGCGGCGGGGTACGCCCCCGCCCTACAGCTTGCTCTGGCCGGGCGGGGGGTAATACTCCCGCCCGATTTCTCACCCTTCCCCAAGACTGCTCATCAAAGGCACCGCTAGATGCTGAATTTCACTATAAGGCGACTGATACTTTCGGTCCCAACGCTTTTGTTCATCAGCCTTGTGATATTCATGCTGTTGCAACTGGCCCCCGGCGATCCTATGGCACAGGTCCCTCTTACGGTTCCGCCAGAGGTCAAACAGAAAATGCGCGAGGCGCTTGGCCTCGGTGCGCCTGTCCATGTTCAATATCTCAAATGGCTCCAACAATTCTTTGTTGTCGAGCCGATGGTCTTTATCGACTATCTGACCGCCAAATCGACGCTGCTCGGCTGGCTCCCCGATACGCAACTGTCGATGACGACCGATCCTGTCACCGGCATGTTGGTAGAAAAGCAGCGCGTTATCAGCTGGCAAACCCGCTCGCCCGTGATGGACATTGTGTTCCAGCGGATGCCACAGACCCTTTGGGTTGTCGGGCTCAGCTATGTTGTAGGGATCGCCATTGCCATTCCTATCGGAATCTATTCGGCGTACCGCCATTACTCTGTATTCGATCAGGCAGGCACATTCGTCACCATGGTCGGGTTTTCAATCCCGCCATTCTTCACCGGCCCGCTACTCATCGTCATTTTCTCGGTTAGCCTTGGATGGCTGCCTTCGATCTATGACACCACACTGGTGGTCAACAGCTGGGACACCTTCAAAATCCAGCTGATGCAAATGATCATGCCTGTCATGGTTCTGGCCCTGCAAACCACGGCCCAGATCAGCCGCTACATGCGCTCAGCGATGCTCGACAACCTCAATCAGGACTATGTGCGCACTGCCCGCGCCAAGGGCCTGAAAGAGGCAACCGTGATCATGGTGCATGTGCTACGCAACTCGATGATCCCCGTGGTCACTGTCATCGCTTTGGGCATGCCAGCCATCTTTGGAGGAGCGATCATCACCGAGAACGTGTTCAAGGTGAACGGCATCGGCCAGCTCCTGCTCACAGCGCTCTTCGCAAATGATTTGCCGATGGTAATGACACTTACCTTCATCTTCGCCATTCTCATTGTGCTCTTCAACCTCATCGCCGACATCCTCTACGGCGTGCTTGACCCAAGGATCCGCTATGACTGAGCAAGCAATACCCGCCAGCCCGATCGAAGCAGACATCGAAATCTACGGCGCACTGCAGGACAAGCAACCGGGCAAACCGCCCCGCAGCCAGTGGCGCGATGTATGGGACCAGCTGCGCAAGCACAAAGGTGCAATGCTGGGCGGTGGTTTCCTGGTCTTTATTACGCTTGGCGTGCTGATTGGGCCTTATATCTGGGACATCTCCCCAACCCAGCTCGACATCCGGAACAAGGATTGGCGCCCCGTCTATACCCTGTTGTGGGATGATGGCGCCAAAGCAGGCTGGGCGCACCCCTTCGGTACCGATCAGCTGGGCCGCGACATCCTCGCTCAAATGATTTCTGGTGGGCAGGTCTCCATGGCAGTGGGCTGGTCCGCGATGATCCTTGCCTTGCTCATCGGGACAGCCATCGGCGTAGCTTCGGGATATTTCAAACGCGCCGATTTCATTCTGATGCGGTTTACCGATCTGGTGCTTTCCCTGCCGATCCTACCCTTGGTGCTGCTGGCCGTGACGCTGTTTCGGCAACCTTTAACCAGCTTTTTCGGCTCGCCCGAAAAGGGCATGTTCGTGCTTATCGTCTCCGTGATTGCCCTGACATCATGGATGCAAACCGCCCGTATTGTACGCGGCGATATTTTGGCGCTCAAGGAACGCGAATTCATTCTGGCCGCTCGCTCCATCGGATCCAGATCTTCCAAGATCATCTTCCGCCATCTTCTCCCAAACGTGATTTCACCGATCATGGTGTCGGCCACACTGGGCCTCGCGACGGCAATCATCACGGAAAGTGCGCTTTCGTTTCTGGGTGTAGGCTTCCCCTCGGATTTCCCGACCTGGGGAAAGCTGCTATCGGATGCCGTGGTCAGAATGCAGGAATATCCCGAGCGCGTATTGCTGCCCGGCATCCTGATCTCTCTTACTGTGCTGAGTGTGAACTACCTTGGCGATGGTTTGCGTGATGCCCTAGATCCCCGCATTCGCGGCCGCTAACATCAGAATAACGCCGCGCGCGGATCTGCCCTGCGCGCGGCATTCCTTCATCTTTTTAATAAACTCGAATACCGTGCGCTTGCATATGCAATGGCTGTGTATTGTTTACTCGATGTGCTTGCGCAGACGCCGCACAGCACCCCAGACGATCAATACTACCGGAAGGGTCACCGCTGCCGTCAGACCGCCCTTGCTGATGCCCGTAACCTCGGCCAGTGGATACAGCAGATATCCTGCGAGCGAGACGGCATAATAGCTGATCGCGACAACCGACAATCCCTCAACTGTTCGCTGAAGACGCAACTGGAGATCGGCCCGCTTGTCCATGCTCTCCAGTATCGACTGGTTCTGCGCCGAGCGCTCTACGTCGACCCGCGTGCGCAGCAGATCAGATGCCCGAAGTGCTCGGGCCGACATTCGCTCCAGCCGGCGCTCCATCGAGATTACAGTGCGCATCGCAGGCTCGTAGCGGCGCATCATAAATTCACCAAAACCCTGCCGCCCCTCGAAACGGGCCTCGCGCAGCGCTCCGATCCTCTCGTCCACAATCGCCTTGTAGGCGGCTGTACCCGCGTAGCGGAACGAGGTCTGTGCAACGACATTTTCCAGTTCGACCGACACATCCAGCAGCGCGTTCAACGTCTCCTCCGGGCGCATTTTCTGCGCGCTCATCTTGGCCATCAAATCGCTGATCTGGCGATCCATCTTGCCCACCTGCCCGCCGATTTCTCGCGTCAGGGCAAAGCCAAGCATGGACATCGTCTTGTAAGTCTCGATCTCCAACAAACGCTGGATGATCCGCCCGATACGTCGCGATCCCGTTGCAGCAGGAACAAATGCCGCGAACCTCGAATGTCCCGCCGGATCAATGCGAAAATCACTTGCTACCACCGCAGCCCCTTCTAGGACATACGCAGCAGCAAGGCTTTCGGGCACAAACCATTCGCGCAGCTGCTCAAGCATATCGTCTGTGTTGTCCGGCATCGGCATCAGCCGCAGCAAGCTGGAAGTCAGGCGCTGGCCCGGTGTCGCATCAAGCCATGCACTCGGGAAGACATCGAACTCGGCCGGATCGAACGGACGGCTGCTTAGGTCCTCACCGAAAGTGGTGTAGGTCACAAATTCGGTATGCTGTTCCCATTTAAGATGGAAGCGCCCCATCGCACCGTAATAATGCGTAGCATCTTTGTCGGGGAGCGGTGCGCCGTAATGCTTTAATAAGGCCACCAGATGGTCCATGTCCGCGCCACGGTCACGGTCCCGCGCGGCTGCATCCCCTGCCTGTTTAATGGCCAAAAACGCTACAACCTGCGGGGCATTAACATTCGGGAAGGGCCGCGCATGCAGCTCTCCGGTCAGGGCATAGCGCAGCGGGTGATCGGAGATGGGGGCCATGGAGCAATTCCTTAGGGTAACTTCAATTCTGTTTGACCCTACGCAGGCCGCTACCACAACTTAGAAGATACAACGCCAAAGACAACTTGCGCGTACCACTGCATACTTTTCCACCTATCGGAAATTTCAGCAATCCCGAACGCAAACGCCCCGCTGTTTCCAGCGGGGCGTTTGGTAAAGTATCTCGCCAGAGAGGCGTTAATCAATCATCGGCAGGAGCTTATCCAGTGACGCCTTGGCGTCGCCGTAGAACATACGCGTATTCTCTTTAAAGAACAGCGGGTTCTCAATACCGGAGTATCCCGTACCCTGACCGCGCTTGGACACGAACACCTGCTTGGCCTTCCAGCATTCCAATACCGGCATACCGGCGATCGGGCTGTTTGGATCGTCCTGTGCGGCGGGGTTAACGATGTCATTCGAGCCAATAACAATCGCCACGTCGGTGGTGGGGAAATCATCGTTGATCTCGTCCATCTCCATGACGATGTCATAAGGCACCTTGGCCTCCGCCAGCAGCACGTTCATGTGGCCGGGCAGACGCCCCGCAACGGGGTGAATGGCAAAACGCACATTCTTACCCTTAGCGCGCAACTTGCGCACCAGTTCGGCAACACCTGTTTGCGCCTGTGCCACCGCCATGCCGTAGCCGGGGATGAT encodes the following:
- a CDS encoding DUF3422 family protein; translated protein: MAPISDHPLRYALTGELHARPFPNVNAPQVVAFLAIKQAGDAAARDRDRGADMDHLVALLKHYGAPLPDKDATHYYGAMGRFHLKWEQHTEFVTYTTFGEDLSSRPFDPAEFDVFPSAWLDATPGQRLTSSLLRLMPMPDNTDDMLEQLREWFVPESLAAAYVLEGAAVVASDFRIDPAGHSRFAAFVPAATGSRRIGRIIQRLLEIETYKTMSMLGFALTREIGGQVGKMDRQISDLMAKMSAQKMRPEETLNALLDVSVELENVVAQTSFRYAGTAAYKAIVDERIGALREARFEGRQGFGEFMMRRYEPAMRTVISMERRLERMSARALRASDLLRTRVDVERSAQNQSILESMDKRADLQLRLQRTVEGLSVVAISYYAVSLAGYLLYPLAEVTGISKGGLTAAVTLPVVLIVWGAVRRLRKHIE
- a CDS encoding ABC transporter permease, which produces MLNFTIRRLILSVPTLLFISLVIFMLLQLAPGDPMAQVPLTVPPEVKQKMREALGLGAPVHVQYLKWLQQFFVVEPMVFIDYLTAKSTLLGWLPDTQLSMTTDPVTGMLVEKQRVISWQTRSPVMDIVFQRMPQTLWVVGLSYVVGIAIAIPIGIYSAYRHYSVFDQAGTFVTMVGFSIPPFFTGPLLIVIFSVSLGWLPSIYDTTLVVNSWDTFKIQLMQMIMPVMVLALQTTAQISRYMRSAMLDNLNQDYVRTARAKGLKEATVIMVHVLRNSMIPVVTVIALGMPAIFGGAIITENVFKVNGIGQLLLTALFANDLPMVMTLTFIFAILIVLFNLIADILYGVLDPRIRYD
- a CDS encoding ABC transporter permease, with translation MTEQAIPASPIEADIEIYGALQDKQPGKPPRSQWRDVWDQLRKHKGAMLGGGFLVFITLGVLIGPYIWDISPTQLDIRNKDWRPVYTLLWDDGAKAGWAHPFGTDQLGRDILAQMISGGQVSMAVGWSAMILALLIGTAIGVASGYFKRADFILMRFTDLVLSLPILPLVLLAVTLFRQPLTSFFGSPEKGMFVLIVSVIALTSWMQTARIVRGDILALKEREFILAARSIGSRSSKIIFRHLLPNVISPIMVSATLGLATAIITESALSFLGVGFPSDFPTWGKLLSDAVVRMQEYPERVLLPGILISLTVLSVNYLGDGLRDALDPRIRGR